A window from Felis catus isolate Fca126 chromosome B1, F.catus_Fca126_mat1.0, whole genome shotgun sequence encodes these proteins:
- the LRRC66 gene encoding leucine-rich repeat-containing protein 66 isoform X4, translating into MGLWKLKSLQSLDLSFNGISQIGLSDFHNCLRLENLNLKGNKIFRIHPGAFKDLKKLQQVVDLSNNVLTTILPMMLIALEFPHLEVDLADNQWQCDHSVAAFQNFISESWRKIWNIICSQSVGNEEAYRWTPQRISRETRLPLVTMNHMKSLIAGRAERPQEGPSQHFSTPGSKDPAGTHPSEKRSRLPRWVRSPVKEEASQDLTLAVCLAVFITFFVAFCLGAFARPFLDRLWQQRCGHKRPSSDNAYSNEGFCMDIEAAGNTQGLRTDLPLREKQAPAGPDAAALPDGILSGSRQSRGLCGDHSGPGSGKDDVLLSDNEARSTLRGQTNAHHKEPTPAGQDHIYQKDVFGEINYATVAQEDSLSEHSVGVPVAAGRLLTVSGSIHSDSDEFNAPLSQGMTASLSKMQTCTKAQRTAENEKRGDTEWLPSEFSEETQVSIYTNLLDTQQQRLTRASAEEGLPACSSEVTFGDPGDMNPSPPVLPPGWGHDLHVTPANTEPEQKHAPCDPQCELDSNYDSDEGSLFTLSSSSDDERNVTEEEAHGEESHRASRPPEDKDSGVRKDNVTSLEDPEAYSTFQKILGKCENQEDRFEKPLIFGPDSGLYETHLESASNPHTVEDALTLPGSPGNSPLRDEIAGKVTYDYATALQSEAVEWQCSLRDLEFFSVDVLPQRPSCSPEAPSDSDKSDCHERDSDIYKYEPCIQGRNTAQNDTPLKVTTGENLRPSPQNPEGVNMNSHPIDTDANEELTCPLEAYDSRKVISQTRLLQSCGDEPALQCEREERDYTENSSRSQGPLLQEPPNETSSVGAQEPFGDRDWGTYSQENVSQSEKEHCNVSTQMQTQNNLLGVGSLCEDQLYYDSDQDI; encoded by the exons CAGGTTGTAGACCTCAGCAACAATGTTCTCACCACCATCCTGCCAATGATGCTCATTGCCCTAGAATTTCCCCATCTGGAGGTGGACTTGGCTGATAATCAATGGCAGTGTGACCATAGTGTGGCAGCCTTccaaaatttcatttctgaatCCTGGAGGAAAATATGGAATATAATTTGCAGCCAGTCTGTAG GGAACGAGGAGGCCTACCGGTGGACTCCCCAAAGAATTTCCAGGGAGACCCGCCTTCCTCTCGTTACTATGAATCATATGAAAAGCCTCATAGCAGGCAGAGCCGAGCGGCCCCAGGAGGGACCATCCCAGCACTTTTCCACCCCAGGCAGCAAGGACCCTGCCGGCACCCACCCCAGTGAGAAGCGGAGCCGGCTGCCGAGATGGGTCAGGAGCCCCGTAAAGGAGGAGGCTTCCCAGGACCTCACTCTGGCGGTGTGCCTGGCGGTGTTCATCACGTTCTTCGTGGCTTTCTGCCTAGGAGCTTTTGCCAGGCCTTTCCTGGACAGACTGTGGCAACAGAGGTGCGGACACAAAAGGCCCAGTTCGGATAACGCGTACTCCAACGAGGGCTTCTGTATGGACATCGAAGCTGCAGGCAACACCCAGGGCCTGAGGACAGACCTGCCCCTCCGTGAGAAGCAGGCCCCTGCAGGCCCTGATGCTGCTGCCCTCCCCGACGGAATTCTTTCTGGCAGCCGGCAGAGCAGGGGACTGTGCGGGGACCACAGTGGCCCTGGGAGTGGAAAGGATGACGTACTTCTGAGTGACAACGAGGCCCGCTCCACTCTCCGAGGACAGACAAACGCCCATCATAAGGAACCAACTCCTGCAGGACAGGATCACATCTACCAGAAAGATGtttttggagaaataaattatGCGACGGTGGCCCAGGAAGATTCTCTCAGCGAGCACTCAGTGGGCGTCCCTGTGGCAGCTGGCAGATTGCTAACTGTCTCTGGATCAATTCACAGTGATTCGGATGAATTCAACGCACCACTCTCACAAGGAATGACagcttctctctctaaaatgcaAACATGTACGAAAGCACAGAGGACTGCGGAGAACGAGAAAAGAGGGGACACCGAATGGTTACCTTCGGAGTTTTCGGAGGAAACGCAAGTGAGCATTTACACGAATCTGCTGGACACACAGCAGCAGAGGCTCACGAGGGCCAGTGCTGAGGAGGGGCTTCCCGCCTGCTCCAGTGAGGTCACATTCGGTGACCCAGGAGACATGAACCCATCCCCACCAGTCCTTCCTCCGGGATGGGGCCATGACCTGCATGTCACGCCCGCTAACACGGAACCAGAGCAGAAACATGCTCCTTGTGACCCTCAGTGCGAGCTGGACAGCAACTACGATTCTGACGAAGGGTCTTTATTTACCCTCAGTTCAAGTTCAGATGATGAAAGAAATGTGACCGAAGAAGAGGCACATGGCGAGGAGAGCCACAGGGCCAGCAGGCCCCCAGAGGACAAGGACTCAGGGGTGAGGAAGGACAATGTTACATCACTAGAGGATCCTGAGGCCTACAGCACTTTCCAGAAGATTCTGGGGAAATGTGAGAATCAGGAGGATCGCTTTGAAAAACCTCTCATTTTTGGTCCAGACTCTGGTTTATACGAGACTCATCTGGAAAGTGCCTCTAACCCTCATACAGTTGAGGATGCATTGACCTTGCCTGGATCACCGGGCAATAGTCCCCTCAGGGATGAGATCGCAGGCAAGGTCACTTATGATTATGCCACAGCTCTCCAATCTGAGGCAGTAGAGTGGCAGTGCTCACTTAGAGACTTAGAATTTTTCAGTGTAGATGTCTTACCACAAAGACCATCATGTTCTCCTGAAGCTCCCTCAGATTCTGATAAGAGTGACTGTCATGAAAGAGACTCAGATATTTACAAATACGAACCTTGCATTCAGGGGAGAAACACAGCTCAAAATGATACTCCTCTCAAGGTCACTACAGGTGAAAACTTAAGACCCTCACCACAAAATCCTGAAGGGGTCAACATGAATTCCCACCCGATAGACACTGATGCAAATGAGGAGCTGACATGTCCTCTTGAGGCCTATGATTCCAGGAAGGTTATAAGCCAAACTCGATTGTTACAGTCCTGTGGTGACGAGCCAGCTCTTCAgtgtgaaagagaagagagggattATACTGAAAACAGTTCCAGGAGCCAGGGGCCATTGTTACAAGAGCCTCCAAATGAAACCAGTTCAGTAGGAGCACAGGAGCCCTTTGGTGATAGAGACTGGGGTACGTATTCACAGGAGAACGTGTCGCAGTCAGAAAAGGAGCACTGTAACGTCTCTACTCAAATGCAGACCCAGAACAACCTGTTGGGAGTTGGCTCTCTGTGTGAGGACCAGCTCTACTACGACAGTGACCAGGACATTTGA